A single Heterodontus francisci isolate sHetFra1 chromosome 11, sHetFra1.hap1, whole genome shotgun sequence DNA region contains:
- the LOC137375216 gene encoding signaling lymphocytic activation molecule-like, giving the protein MEAADYMHEEPVSKPVLTITAKTSTPNITLSCFVSKGNNVTFHWEKQSLSGAINRTSDGEELVIDHVSEQEQYVYICTAENPVSNATSDPWTRQQCNGNNSGESPDLQLEISSGN; this is encoded by the exons AGCCAGTTTCCAAGCCTGTGCTGACAATAACTGCCAAAACCTCAACTCCAAATATCACTCTGAGCTGCTTTGTCTCCAAGGGAAATAATGTCACATTTCACTGGGAAAAACAATCCTTGTCTGGAGCCATCAATAGAACCTCTGATGGTGAAGAACTAGTGATAGACCATGTTAGTGAACAGGAACAATACGTGTACATCTGTACAGCAGAGAATCCAGTCAGTAATGCAACCAGTGATCCCTGGACCAGACAGCAGTGTAATGGGAATAATTCTGGAG AAAGCCCAGACTTGCAATTGGAAATATCCAGTGGAAATTAA